The region AACTTTCGGTCTTCTTCTTTGGAAGTAAACTTAGAAAGACCAATGAGAACCAGTAATACTGCTTCACGGATAAATCCAAGAGTTGGAGTATTGTTGATTTCTGGAATGTAGTTACTGTTTAAAAATGCAACTGCAAGAATCACACCGAGTAACCAAATGAAGTTCACTTGACCACCAATAGAAAAAGGAGTAGCGAGTTTATCGTCTTTCTTTAGATCTTTTTTGGTTTCTTTTTTATAGGCGATCGTATCCCAAACGAAATACACAACAAGTAAAATAGAAACTGCCACGAGCATCTCAGGTAATAACTTAAATGTCCAAGTGAAAGGAACTCCTTTCAAATAACCAAGGAAAAGTGGAGGGTCACCGAGTGGTGTTAAAGATCCACCAATGTTAGAAACAAGGAAGATAAAAAACACAACTGTGTGAACCACATGTTTTCTTTCGCTATTTGTTTTTAACAAAGGACGAATGAGTAACATGGAAGCACCTGTAGTTCCAATAAAAGAAGCAAGACCAGCACCAATTAACAAATACAATGTGTTATTGAGTGGTGTTGCATGAATATCACCCTTGATTACAATCCCACCGGAAATATAAAACAAAGATCCGAGTAAAATGATAAAAGGGATATAATCAAAGAAAACTGTATGAACAATATTATGGCTATAACCATAAACAAGAAGAACCACAAAAGAAATGGCTCCCAGTCCCACAGCAAGGATCAATTTGTTATTATTGTCTTCCCACCAATGAGAAGTTTTGTGAGAGGCAACCGGCAAGATTGCAATGGAAAGTAAAATGGCAACAAAAGGTAAGACCGTCCAATACGGTAATTCCTGATGTACTGATTCGCCGTGAGACGAATGTCCTGTTTCTTCCTGAGTGGTTGTTGGCGTCGGAACCGGAGTCGGGTCTTCCGCAAATAAACCCGCTGTTGTCACTGACAAACAAACCAGGAATACTATCGTTGTGAGAAGCTTCTTCAACATGCTCACCATCCTATTTTTTTTAGGACAGCTTACCTAAAATAGAAACCTCGTGGAACTAAAAAAACCGAGATTCACCAATTTTTAAAGGAACGAATTGTCCTTCGGAGATTCCCGATCGTTTTATCTCCTCTTTAGTGCGGGGCACAGGAGAATCAAGGGGCTCATCCGAGAGAACAAAGGTCATATAATGCATAGGAATCAAATATTTAGCCTTTAGGTCGACAAAGGCCTGCACTGTTTCCTTGGGATCCACGTGTACGGGCTGCATCATCCACCGAGGTTCAGTGGCACCCACCGGTAAAATCGCCACATCGATCGACCCAAACTTCTCACCAATTTCACGAAAATGGGTGTAGTATCCGGTATCTCCCCCGAAGTAGACTTTTTCCTTTTTCCCCGAAATGAGATAACTTCCCCATAAAGTTTCGTTCCGATCAAACAAACCCCGCCCGCTAAAATGTTGGGTAGGAGTGAAGGTGATATTCAGTCCGAAAGCTTTTGTTTCATCCCACCAATCCATCTCCAACACATTTTTCAAACCTTCACCTAACAACAATTTTTTGTTACCAAGCCCAGTGAGAACCAGGGGATGAAACTTTTCTTCAAGTTGCCGGAGTGTAGGTAAATCTGTATGGTCATAGTGGTTATGCGATAAAATCACAATGTCTATCTTGGGAAGGTCTTCAATTTTGATTCCGGGAGGGGTATAACGTTTCGGGCCAACAAAACTAACCGGGGAACATCTTTCACTCCAAATGGGATCGGACAGAATGTTCACTCCATCGATTTGGATGAGGGTTGTGGCATGTCCCACCCAAGTGACTGAAAGTTTGGATGGATTGTTCTTCAATTCCACACCGTCATTTCCAACAACGGGAAACGGGGGATAGTCGGCCGGATCCAAACTATTGGGCAGTCGGAACCTTTGGAATTGCCAAACGATTACATTCCACAGGCCTTTGGTTTCGAAGGTTGGGTTTGGATTTTTATATCCGCTCTCTGTGTGATGGGATTTGCGAACACTCACATCGGTAAAACAAGAGAGGGAAAAAAAGAAGACTAACAAAAGGAAAGATAGGAACTTCACGAGGATTAGACAGAAACAAACTTCCGGTGTTTGGAATTTTCGATTGCGTTTTTTAGAATTAGGAACGATCCTTCTTATACTATGTTTAGGTATGATGAGACAAAAGATCTAATGATTGCCTATGCAAAATGGCGAGATACTGTAGATCGTACGGAAGGGAGCGAAACTGTCTTTGGGGCCAATGCCGAAGTTTCGGAAATTGCACGTGACCTAAGGGAAGATGCAGAATTCGAACTCAGGATTCTCATCCAAGATTTAAAAAAACAAAATCCTGCCGCCATCAAAGAATGGGTGGAACTCACCAAACAGTATTTAAACACAATGGAAACTTCTATTCCAGAAGAACAAATCCAAAGACGAAAACAAATTGCACGCGATTGGAAATATTCCCGCTCACCCTTAGGCATTTCCGTACGTTACCCTCATCCTTCCCAATATTGGGGAAGTGGGATAGGAGTTCTTGGTCCCGATTTAGACTGGTAAGATTTTTTAGTCCTACAAATCCTATCACCAATGGATTCAATCTTCTTTATTCTCTCCAAACTTGGCACCATCTTACTGTATCCTCTTCCTGTTTTTTTTCTTTTGGCACTTCTTTTGATCTTTAAAACAAAATCAGGGCATGGGAAATACAGACTCTTTCAGATTATTTTGTTTTTATATTTGGCTTCCAATGCTTTTATTTCCAACTTTCTAGTCCAAACTCTAGAAAAAGATTACCCACCCGTAAACATTGCAGAACTTCCCAAATCAGACGTTGCGATTGTGTTAGGTGGAATGATCCAAACCATTTCAGCTCACCCCGGTAGACCCGAACTATCTGACTCGGCTGACAGACTAACAGACGCTGTGCGAATGTACAAAGCAGGAAAAGTAAAAAAAATTCTATTTACTGGTGGATCCGGTCTTCTCTTTGCCAATACATACCGCGAAGCAGACCTTGCCAAAGAATTGTTTTTGGATTTAGGAGTTCCTGAAAAAGACCTAATCTGGGAAAATAATTCGCGAAACACTTATGAGAATGCTGTTGAAACAAAAAAGATTCTCCAGGATAAAAAGATAGAATCCGCGATCCTTGTGACTTCTGCATTCCATATGAAACGTGCGGCCGGTTGTTTTCAAAAACAAAGTATTTCTTTTGTGGTTTATCCCACCGACTACAGAGCCACAGACCTACAATCAGGGGCATTTGAACTTTACATTCCTTCTGCGGGATTTTTAGACCAAACCTCTATGGCCATCAAAGAATGGGTAGGATACTTCGTATATCGTGCCAAATCCTATTTATAACGTTTCCAAATCTGCGCGTTTTTTAAGACCTTTTTGTTTGACCGAAACCTGCAATCAGAGAGGCTAGAGGAAAGACGGGAATCCGTCTAAAGAATGAACTATGAATCGTAAGTTTTTAACTCTTTTGTTTCTCATCGGACTCTCTCTGGGAGGAATCGCTTTTTTCTCCTCCCAAGAAACCTCTTACCTTCTTTTGGATGCGTCGGAACTGGCAGCAAACCCCACAAAATATTCAGACCAAAACCTTCGCGTGCGAGGATTTGTTCGGATCGGGAGCCTTGTTCGCGAAGGAAAAAAAGCCAAATTTGATTTGGAACTGAATGATCAAATCATCCCCGTGTTTTTCACAGGAGCCACTCTTTTGCCAGATGCTTTTAAAGAAGGCGCAAGGGCTCGCGTGGATGGAAAGTTAGATCACGGAGTTCTTGTTGCGAGTCACGTAGAAGCAAAATGTGCCTCCAAATATGAAGCGGGATATGCTGAGGAACAATGAACAATTTAGGAACCATCCTTCTCGCATCTTCTCTCGCCATTTTAATTTTTTCCGCATTACAAACCATCTACGGAATCTACAAACAAGAAAGAAAAGCCGTTGAACTAGGCCGCCTGGCTCTGATGACAAATCCTTTTGTCATCATCCTGACTTTTACAGTTTTACTCACACAGCTTGTAAGATCAGACTATAGCAATTATTATGTGGTCATGCATTCCAGCGAACACCTCCCGCTGTTTTATAAAATGACATCCATCTGGTCGGGATCTTCTGGAAGTTTGTTATTTTGGAATTTGATTCTAAACGTTTTTACTTTTATTGTTTTATGGCAAACTCGTAAGTCCATCGAAGATAGAATCCCGATGATGAATCTTATCCTTGCGGTTCTTTCTGGATTTTTTTCTTTCCTCGCTGTTTTTTATGGAGATGCACAACCATTCCGTGAATTTGTTCCGGAAGCGGCGGCGGGTCGTGGACTCAATCCCCTCCTCCAACATTGGGCGATGATCATCCATCCACCAATTCTTTATATTGGTTATGTGAGTATCTCTATTCCTTTTGCTATTGCGATGTCTGCTCTTGTGTCGGGACAACTCTCTGAAGATTGGATGAAGTTCATTCGTAAATGGACTTTGTTTTCTTGGTTCTTTCTCGGAACAGGGATTTTACTCGGGTCCAAGTGGGCCTATGAAGAGTTAGGTTGGGGTGGATACTGGGCTTGGGATCCGGTAGAAAATGCGTCGCTTATGCCATGGTTACTGACCAGTGCTTTTGTACATTCAGTTGTGATCCAAGAACGTCGAGGGATGTTAAAGTTCTGGAATATGTTACTTGTGATCTTAGCTTTTCATTTTAGTTTGCTTGGAACTTGGATCACACGTTCTGGAGTTTTGGAAGGCCCTCATAGTTTTTCTAAATCAACCATTGGAACTCCTTTTATCATTTATATCATTGCTAGTTTTCTATTTTTCACAGGATTTGTGATTTATAGAAGAAAACACCTAACACCAGAAAGAAACTTAGAAGCCATCACTTCCAAAGAAGGAAGTTTTCTTTTAAATAACTTTTTACTGGTTCTTTCGACCGCAGCCATTTTGCTCGGTGTCTTTTCTCCTCTTTTATACGGAAAAGAATTCAAAGCGCCGTGGTTTAATTCTTGGGGAGTTCCTGCTGGAATATTTCTTTTACTCCTAATGGGGGCCGCACCACTCCTTGCTTGGAGAAAGGGAGCGGGAGCTGTATTTTTTTCCACACTTCTCAAACCCTTTATCGCCGGACTTGTCGGCGGTGGACTTTATATTCTTTTTTATTCACAAAACTTTACCAAACCAGACAGTAAGTATGGAGATGTTTTAGCTGAGGTTTATTCGGTTCTGACGGTTACGATTGGTGTCTTTACCATTTCAGGCATCATCCAAGAATACTATCGTGGGATCCGAGCACGAAGAGAAGAATTCCAAAACGAAAATATCGTGATTGCTGGATACCGAATGTTACTCAAAAACAAACGGCGGTATGGTGGGTATTTAGTACATTTTTCACTGGTTCTTATTTTTATTGGTTATGCAGGGAATGCATTTAAAATCAATACATCGGTTCGTTTCTTTTACGAACTCCAACCACCAACTTCAGAAGAGATTGTTTACCAATCGATCGACAAAGCAATGATTGGTGGATACCAAATTGAAGCATCCACTCTCAAATTAAAACCAGTATTAATTTCAGGACTTGGTGGGGAACCAAACATCCAAAACGTAATTGTTGCCCAGGAAGGAACTTATTCTATCTTTCGAGGGATGGATAAACTTTCGGATCTTGTGACAGAACGTAGATTTTATCCACAGATCTCTCACCTAACAGGAGATTTTGAAACACATATCCCTACAAGTGAACCAGCCATTCTCTCTATGGCTAAAGAAGATTTTTACATCCAACTGGGAGCGATAGAAACCTCGGATCTAAAATCAGAAAACCCCGACCTACCTTTGATGTTTATGCAGTATTACTTCACACCAGGAAGTGAAATGGACAAACTCAAATTCTTTCTGAACTTCCCAAGACAAATTGTAGCCAACTTAGAAGTATGGGTAAACCCACTGGTAAAACTCATTTGGGTAGGAT is a window of Leptospira kanakyensis DNA encoding:
- a CDS encoding sodium:proton antiporter — encoded protein: MKKLLTTIVFLVCLSVTTAGLFAEDPTPVPTPTTTQEETGHSSHGESVHQELPYWTVLPFVAILLSIAILPVASHKTSHWWEDNNNKLILAVGLGAISFVVLLVYGYSHNIVHTVFFDYIPFIILLGSLFYISGGIVIKGDIHATPLNNTLYLLIGAGLASFIGTTGASMLLIRPLLKTNSERKHVVHTVVFFIFLVSNIGGSLTPLGDPPLFLGYLKGVPFTWTFKLLPEMLVAVSILLVVYFVWDTIAYKKETKKDLKKDDKLATPFSIGGQVNFIWLLGVILAVAFLNSNYIPEINNTPTLGFIREAVLLVLIGLSKFTSKEEDRKFNNFTLHPIQEVAYLFIGIFITMIPALVLLEAHGKELGVTQPWQFFIATGAFSSVLDNAPTYLTFGSLASGLLTPAGAASPLTLGQFIGNVQAEEILKAISVGAVFMGANTYIGNAPNFMVKSVAEENKVKMPSFGGYLAYSMGILVPVFILITFVFFV
- a CDS encoding MBL fold metallo-hydrolase, which gives rise to MLVFFFSLSCFTDVSVRKSHHTESGYKNPNPTFETKGLWNVIVWQFQRFRLPNSLDPADYPPFPVVGNDGVELKNNPSKLSVTWVGHATTLIQIDGVNILSDPIWSERCSPVSFVGPKRYTPPGIKIEDLPKIDIVILSHNHYDHTDLPTLRQLEEKFHPLVLTGLGNKKLLLGEGLKNVLEMDWWDETKAFGLNITFTPTQHFSGRGLFDRNETLWGSYLISGKKEKVYFGGDTGYYTHFREIGEKFGSIDVAILPVGATEPRWMMQPVHVDPKETVQAFVDLKAKYLIPMHYMTFVLSDEPLDSPVPRTKEEIKRSGISEGQFVPLKIGESRFF
- a CDS encoding YdcF family protein, whose amino-acid sequence is MDSIFFILSKLGTILLYPLPVFFLLALLLIFKTKSGHGKYRLFQIILFLYLASNAFISNFLVQTLEKDYPPVNIAELPKSDVAIVLGGMIQTISAHPGRPELSDSADRLTDAVRMYKAGKVKKILFTGGSGLLFANTYREADLAKELFLDLGVPEKDLIWENNSRNTYENAVETKKILQDKKIESAILVTSAFHMKRAAGCFQKQSISFVVYPTDYRATDLQSGAFELYIPSAGFLDQTSMAIKEWVGYFVYRAKSYL
- a CDS encoding cytochrome c maturation protein CcmE, giving the protein MNRKFLTLLFLIGLSLGGIAFFSSQETSYLLLDASELAANPTKYSDQNLRVRGFVRIGSLVREGKKAKFDLELNDQIIPVFFTGATLLPDAFKEGARARVDGKLDHGVLVASHVEAKCASKYEAGYAEEQ
- a CDS encoding heme lyase CcmF/NrfE family subunit, coding for MNNLGTILLASSLAILIFSALQTIYGIYKQERKAVELGRLALMTNPFVIILTFTVLLTQLVRSDYSNYYVVMHSSEHLPLFYKMTSIWSGSSGSLLFWNLILNVFTFIVLWQTRKSIEDRIPMMNLILAVLSGFFSFLAVFYGDAQPFREFVPEAAAGRGLNPLLQHWAMIIHPPILYIGYVSISIPFAIAMSALVSGQLSEDWMKFIRKWTLFSWFFLGTGILLGSKWAYEELGWGGYWAWDPVENASLMPWLLTSAFVHSVVIQERRGMLKFWNMLLVILAFHFSLLGTWITRSGVLEGPHSFSKSTIGTPFIIYIIASFLFFTGFVIYRRKHLTPERNLEAITSKEGSFLLNNFLLVLSTAAILLGVFSPLLYGKEFKAPWFNSWGVPAGIFLLLLMGAAPLLAWRKGAGAVFFSTLLKPFIAGLVGGGLYILFYSQNFTKPDSKYGDVLAEVYSVLTVTIGVFTISGIIQEYYRGIRARREEFQNENIVIAGYRMLLKNKRRYGGYLVHFSLVLIFIGYAGNAFKINTSVRFFYELQPPTSEEIVYQSIDKAMIGGYQIEASTLKLKPVLISGLGGEPNIQNVIVAQEGTYSIFRGMDKLSDLVTERRFYPQISHLTGDFETHIPTSEPAILSMAKEDFYIQLGAIETSDLKSENPDLPLMFMQYYFTPGSEMDKLKFFLNFPRQIVANLEVWVNPLVKLIWVGSLLYFLTGIFLLLPVGEKKKKVVG